Proteins encoded together in one Saccharopolyspora pogona window:
- a CDS encoding MAB_1171c family putative transporter, producing MLIPNLLMWTAAAIGAAWKVSQLWRVPDDRGLRVVTTCTVLVFAALTAQLAANIPALGPQSPKLIQNVFLTVFFALLLVLLQSAGQPATRSAVGYREIALALLASAGLIAAFALTAPADRGASYEEANGEAGVLAFYFIGNLYMAYATARGARLAWRVADHTVSRARLSLRIAAGGLVVCCGGTHLPRVIATAGLFTTGHPVLPRTEVWTTPLLAAGITVFFAGLAYPGIRTGWAKTRLWFEQRRHHRQLRPLWSTLAAQFPHIVLFPPRSPLHDAWNPRQMRLRYYRRIVECRDGLVLLSPYMESLDDPASPAHQATQIWEAIKRRESNAAQVSAASVIAPPTESGMDADVNVLLALARELAVR from the coding sequence ATGCTGATTCCGAACCTTCTGATGTGGACGGCCGCAGCTATCGGCGCGGCCTGGAAGGTCTCCCAGTTGTGGCGCGTGCCCGACGACCGAGGCCTGCGCGTCGTCACGACCTGCACCGTCCTGGTCTTTGCCGCACTCACCGCGCAGTTGGCCGCCAACATCCCCGCTCTCGGCCCGCAGTCGCCGAAGCTGATTCAGAACGTCTTCCTGACCGTTTTCTTCGCGCTGCTGCTGGTCCTGCTGCAATCCGCGGGACAACCTGCGACGCGATCTGCGGTGGGGTATCGCGAGATCGCGCTCGCGTTGCTGGCCAGCGCCGGGCTGATCGCGGCGTTTGCGCTCACGGCCCCTGCAGACCGAGGAGCCTCCTATGAGGAGGCCAACGGCGAGGCCGGCGTGCTGGCCTTCTACTTCATCGGCAACCTCTACATGGCGTACGCGACAGCCCGAGGAGCTCGCCTGGCCTGGAGAGTCGCAGACCACACCGTCTCTCGCGCTCGCCTCAGCCTGCGGATCGCCGCCGGCGGGCTGGTCGTGTGCTGCGGCGGCACACACCTACCTCGCGTGATCGCGACCGCTGGACTGTTCACCACCGGCCATCCCGTGCTGCCCAGGACGGAGGTGTGGACCACGCCGTTGCTCGCGGCCGGAATCACCGTGTTCTTCGCGGGACTCGCCTACCCCGGGATCCGCACCGGTTGGGCAAAAACTCGGCTGTGGTTCGAGCAACGGCGCCACCACCGGCAGCTGCGGCCGCTGTGGTCGACGCTCGCGGCGCAGTTCCCGCACATCGTCCTCTTCCCACCCCGATCGCCGCTCCACGACGCATGGAACCCGCGCCAGATGCGCCTCCGCTACTACCGGCGGATCGTGGAGTGCCGGGACGGGCTGGTACTCCTGAGCCCGTACATGGAATCGCTCGACGACCCTGCCTCGCCTGCACACCAAGCCACCCAGATCTGGGAAGCCATCAAGCGGAGGGAAAGCAATGCAGCGCAGGTATCCGCGGCATCGGTGATCGCACCACCA